Proteins found in one Microbacterium sp. LWS13-1.2 genomic segment:
- a CDS encoding SDR family oxidoreductase yields MSRAGHTGAARAAAALSSLSTQPITVTDPAAHRVRHERVRVLVTGGAGFLGSHVAAALVAHPDVDLVVAGDVRRPEHPIEGVVYDDCDVTRAAGLVPLLERHRIDVVVHLAAIVHPGRDHDLEYRVDVDGSRHVLEACVEAGVRRVVVSSSGAAYGYHADNPEWLRESDPVRGNDEFPYSKHKRLVEQLLAGYRTAHPELEQVVFRIGTILGPTVQNQITALWDGRALLKVRGSESPFVFVWVDDVAAAMARAATDGPPGVYNVAGDGRVTVPEIAQRLGKPVVTVPAGVLGFGLRVGRMLRLTVHGPEQVGFLRHRPVLANRALKQDFGYTPSKTSAEAFEAYLATHPGVARR; encoded by the coding sequence ATGAGCCGCGCCGGGCACACCGGCGCGGCGCGCGCTGCCGCCGCGCTGAGCAGCCTCTCGACGCAGCCGATCACCGTGACCGATCCCGCTGCGCACCGCGTCCGCCACGAGCGCGTGCGGGTGCTGGTCACGGGCGGCGCCGGCTTCCTCGGGTCGCACGTGGCCGCAGCGCTCGTCGCGCACCCGGACGTGGACCTGGTCGTTGCGGGCGACGTGCGGCGGCCCGAGCATCCCATCGAGGGAGTCGTGTACGACGACTGCGACGTGACGCGCGCCGCCGGACTGGTGCCGCTGCTCGAGCGTCACCGCATCGACGTCGTCGTGCACCTCGCCGCGATCGTCCATCCCGGCCGCGACCACGACCTCGAGTACCGCGTCGACGTCGACGGTTCGCGCCACGTGCTCGAGGCCTGTGTCGAGGCCGGTGTGCGGCGCGTCGTGGTGTCGTCGTCAGGAGCCGCGTACGGCTACCACGCCGACAATCCCGAGTGGCTGCGCGAGTCCGACCCCGTGCGCGGCAACGACGAGTTCCCATACTCCAAGCACAAGCGCCTCGTCGAGCAGCTGCTCGCCGGCTACCGCACCGCGCACCCCGAGCTCGAGCAGGTGGTGTTCCGCATCGGCACGATCCTCGGTCCCACGGTGCAGAACCAGATCACCGCGCTCTGGGACGGCCGGGCGCTGCTCAAGGTGCGCGGCTCGGAGTCGCCGTTCGTCTTCGTGTGGGTCGACGACGTCGCCGCCGCGATGGCGCGCGCGGCCACCGACGGACCCCCCGGGGTCTACAACGTCGCCGGCGACGGCCGCGTCACCGTGCCGGAGATCGCGCAGCGCCTGGGCAAGCCGGTCGTGACCGTGCCCGCCGGCGTCCTCGGCTTCGGCCTCCGTGTGGGGCGGATGCTGCGCCTCACCGTCCACGGCCCCGAGCAGGTCGGCTTCCTGCGCCATCGTCCGGTGCTCGCCAACCGCGCCCTCAAGCAGGACTTCGGCTACACGCCCAGCAAGACCTCGGCCGAGGCGTTCGAGGCGTACCTGGCCACGCATCCCGGCGTCGCACGCCGCTGA
- a CDS encoding bile acid:sodium symporter family protein, with the protein MNPDDVLLNFNPGTLVILNVVLGLIMFGIALDTTIDDFKVVARKPKPFVIAILAQLVVLPAVTFGLTLILPVTPSMALGMILVACCPPGNISQVLTHRSGGNVALSVSMTAVSNLLYIFVLPLSVAFWGSLHPTARDLLVAVELNPWSMLGDILLIIGVPFALGLFIRNRFPVFAGRVQPWVKWFSLIALVGFIVAALAGNWAYFVAFLGIIVLVVTIHDAVALGIGYTTAVVGGLGTRERKAMTFEVGIRNAGLGLGLVFAFFGGLGGMAIVAGWWGIWDIIAGLAVAGLWARHTRRRTGSAKGDASRHAVRSGNPRSGAAEPGASAGAPE; encoded by the coding sequence ATGAACCCGGACGACGTCCTGCTCAACTTCAATCCCGGGACGCTCGTCATCCTCAACGTGGTGCTCGGGCTCATCATGTTCGGCATCGCGCTGGACACCACCATCGACGACTTCAAGGTCGTCGCCCGCAAGCCCAAGCCCTTCGTCATCGCGATCCTGGCTCAGCTCGTCGTGCTGCCGGCGGTGACCTTCGGGCTCACCCTGATCCTGCCCGTGACACCGTCCATGGCGCTCGGCATGATCCTCGTCGCCTGCTGCCCGCCCGGCAATATCTCGCAGGTGCTCACGCACCGCTCCGGGGGCAACGTCGCGCTGTCGGTGTCGATGACGGCGGTGTCGAACCTCCTCTACATCTTCGTGCTGCCGCTCTCCGTCGCGTTCTGGGGGTCGCTCCACCCCACGGCGCGAGACCTGCTCGTCGCGGTCGAGCTCAACCCGTGGTCGATGCTCGGCGACATCCTGCTCATCATCGGCGTGCCGTTCGCCCTCGGCCTGTTCATCCGCAACCGGTTCCCGGTCTTCGCGGGAAGAGTCCAGCCGTGGGTGAAGTGGTTCTCGCTGATCGCGCTGGTCGGGTTCATCGTTGCCGCGCTCGCGGGCAACTGGGCCTACTTCGTGGCGTTCCTCGGCATCATCGTCCTCGTCGTCACCATCCACGACGCCGTGGCGCTGGGCATCGGCTACACGACCGCCGTCGTCGGCGGCCTCGGCACCCGGGAGCGCAAGGCGATGACGTTCGAGGTCGGCATCCGCAATGCGGGTCTCGGTCTCGGCCTCGTCTTCGCGTTCTTCGGCGGCCTCGGCGGCATGGCCATCGTGGCCGGCTGGTGGGGCATCTGGGACATCATCGCCGGTCTCGCCGTCGCCGGCCTCTGGGCCCGCCACACCAGGCGGCGCACCGGGTCGGCGAAGGGCGACGCCTCGCGCCACGCGGTGCGCAGCGGGAACCCCCGGTCCGGCGCCGCGGAACCCGGCGCCTCGGCGGGAGCACCGGAATGA
- a CDS encoding NAD(P)/FAD-dependent oxidoreductase, with product MSDHRYAIIGAGPSGLSAARALQKAGIDFDGFEASRGVGGLWDIENPRSTMYDSAHLISSRTTTEFSEFPMRTTADYPSHRELITYFRDFADHFGLTEHFRFDTRVTSLDRTEDGGWMLRATGTGGDAGGTGEATQQRYDGVILANGTLAEPNVPAFRGEFSGELLHTSAYKSATQLTGKRVLIIGAGNSGCDIAVDAVHHAASVDMSARRGYYFVPRYLFGKPSDTLNQGRPLPARLKQFVDTRVLRAFTGDPVRFGFPRPDYKIYESHPIVNTLILNHLGQGDLRIVPDIDRFDGRTVRFRDSSSGEYDTVLLATGYKLDYPFVDRSALAWSGMAPRLFLNAFTPSFNGLYVMGMIEASGIGWQGRYEQAELIAAYLAALERHPDRAAAFRTRVISEPWPDLTGGYHYLGLERMSYYVNKDAYRRAVRAATQALRTDAATRPSRRSRLVRKSVGVQGAGVQGGGSHAAEKKVTA from the coding sequence ATGAGCGACCACCGCTACGCCATCATCGGCGCCGGGCCATCGGGGCTGTCGGCAGCCCGCGCCCTGCAGAAGGCCGGGATCGACTTCGACGGGTTCGAGGCGTCACGCGGCGTCGGCGGCCTCTGGGACATCGAGAACCCGCGCTCGACGATGTACGACTCCGCGCACCTCATCTCGTCGCGGACCACGACGGAGTTCTCCGAGTTCCCCATGCGCACCACGGCGGACTACCCGAGCCACCGTGAGCTGATCACATACTTCCGCGACTTCGCCGACCACTTCGGGCTGACCGAGCACTTCCGCTTCGACACGAGGGTCACGTCGCTCGACCGCACGGAAGACGGCGGCTGGATGCTGCGGGCCACCGGCACCGGCGGTGACGCCGGCGGCACGGGCGAGGCGACGCAGCAGCGCTACGACGGGGTGATCCTCGCGAACGGCACGCTCGCGGAGCCGAACGTCCCGGCGTTCCGCGGCGAGTTCAGCGGCGAGCTCCTGCACACCAGCGCCTACAAGTCCGCGACCCAGCTGACCGGCAAGCGCGTCCTCATCATCGGCGCCGGCAACTCCGGCTGCGACATCGCCGTCGACGCCGTGCATCACGCGGCATCCGTCGACATGAGCGCGCGTCGCGGCTACTACTTCGTGCCACGGTATCTCTTCGGCAAGCCGTCCGACACGCTCAACCAGGGGCGGCCGCTGCCCGCGCGACTGAAGCAGTTCGTCGACACGCGGGTGCTGCGCGCCTTCACCGGCGACCCGGTGCGGTTCGGCTTCCCCAGGCCCGACTACAAGATCTACGAGTCGCACCCGATCGTCAACACGCTCATCCTCAACCACCTCGGCCAGGGCGACCTGCGCATCGTGCCCGACATCGACCGCTTCGACGGCCGCACCGTCCGCTTCCGCGACAGCTCGTCGGGCGAGTACGACACCGTGCTCCTCGCCACCGGCTACAAGCTCGACTACCCATTCGTCGATCGCAGCGCGCTCGCCTGGAGCGGCATGGCACCGCGCCTCTTCCTCAACGCGTTCACCCCGTCGTTCAACGGGCTCTACGTGATGGGCATGATCGAGGCATCCGGAATCGGCTGGCAGGGGCGCTACGAGCAGGCCGAGCTCATCGCGGCCTACCTCGCGGCGCTCGAGCGCCACCCCGACCGCGCCGCGGCCTTCCGCACGAGGGTCATCAGCGAACCCTGGCCGGACCTGACAGGCGGGTACCACTACCTCGGCCTCGAACGCATGTCGTACTACGTCAACAAGGACGCCTACCGCCGCGCCGTCCGCGCTGCCACGCAGGCATTGAGGACGGATGCCGCCACCCGGCCGTCGCGGCGGAGCCGCCTGGTCCGCAAGAGCGTCGGCGTGCAGGGCGCAGGCGTGCAAGGCGGCGGTTCACACGCCGCTGAGAAGAAGGTGACGGCATGA
- a CDS encoding mannitol-1-phosphate 5-dehydrogenase: MKAVHFGAGNIGRGFVGLLLHEGGYELVFSDVAAPLVDAINHASRYTVHEVGDGGRDTVVTGFRAINSAEHPELVVEEIAGANVVTTAVGPTILKFVAPHIVGGLALRDPSSPPLQIMACENAINATDLLRDEIKALAGDAWDALASRAVFANTAVDRIVPGQPEGGGVDVTVEPFFEWAIERPPFGDDPPRIPGAHFVDDLEPYIERKLFTVNTGHAATAYFGAQAGVEGIAQALSDPALAARVEAALEETSALLEAKHGLDAESLAAYRATILSRFRNTALPDTVWRVGRQPLRKLSRHERFVGPAAEAAERGLGVDALVAAMGAALAFDDTEDAQSVDLQRMLREQDAAGFTASVTGLEPQHPLFPKVEAVVAARQAELAG; encoded by the coding sequence ATGAAGGCCGTCCACTTCGGTGCGGGCAACATCGGCCGCGGCTTCGTCGGGCTGCTCCTGCACGAGGGCGGGTACGAGCTCGTGTTCTCGGATGTCGCCGCACCGCTCGTCGACGCGATCAACCACGCGTCCCGCTACACGGTGCACGAGGTGGGCGACGGCGGCCGCGACACGGTCGTCACCGGCTTCCGGGCGATCAACAGCGCCGAGCATCCGGAGCTCGTCGTGGAGGAGATCGCGGGCGCCAACGTCGTCACGACCGCCGTCGGACCGACGATCCTGAAGTTCGTGGCGCCGCATATCGTCGGTGGGCTCGCCCTCCGCGATCCGTCCAGCCCTCCGCTGCAGATCATGGCGTGCGAGAACGCCATCAACGCCACCGATCTGCTCCGCGACGAGATCAAGGCGCTCGCGGGCGATGCCTGGGACGCACTCGCCTCACGCGCCGTGTTCGCGAACACCGCGGTCGACCGCATCGTGCCCGGCCAGCCCGAGGGCGGCGGCGTGGACGTCACCGTCGAGCCGTTCTTCGAGTGGGCGATCGAGCGGCCGCCGTTCGGCGACGACCCTCCCCGCATCCCCGGCGCCCACTTCGTCGACGACCTCGAGCCGTACATCGAGCGCAAGCTCTTCACGGTCAACACCGGGCACGCCGCGACGGCGTACTTCGGTGCCCAGGCGGGCGTCGAGGGGATCGCGCAGGCTCTCTCCGACCCGGCGCTGGCGGCGCGGGTGGAGGCGGCGCTCGAAGAGACCTCGGCGCTGCTCGAGGCCAAGCACGGACTCGATGCCGAGTCGCTGGCGGCGTACCGTGCCACGATCCTGAGCCGCTTCCGCAACACCGCCCTCCCCGACACGGTGTGGCGCGTGGGCCGCCAGCCGCTGCGCAAGCTGTCGCGGCACGAGCGGTTCGTCGGCCCCGCCGCCGAAGCCGCCGAGCGCGGTCTCGGCGTCGACGCACTGGTCGCCGCGATGGGTGCGGCGCTCGCGTTCGACGACACGGAGGACGCCCAGTCGGTGGACCTGCAGCGGATGCTGCGGGAGCAGGATGCTGCCGGCTTCACGGCATCCGTCACGGGCCTCGAGCCGCAGCATCCACTGTTCCCGAAGGTCGAGGCGGTCGTCGCTGCACGGCAGGCCGAGCTCGCGGGCTGA
- a CDS encoding PTS sugar transporter subunit IIA, whose protein sequence is MAREVLSIGQVRIHSGSATRDEAMKEAADILQAAGAVTGAYYDAMLQREQTVSTYMGNELAIPHGTNETKGEILESALSVVRYDRGVDWDGNPVTFVVGIAGKGDEHLEILSQIAILFSDEDDVARLKQAQTPEELFGLVSASGV, encoded by the coding sequence ATGGCACGCGAGGTTCTGAGCATCGGCCAGGTGCGCATCCACTCGGGGAGCGCGACGCGCGACGAGGCGATGAAGGAGGCCGCCGACATCCTGCAGGCCGCCGGCGCGGTCACCGGCGCGTACTACGACGCCATGCTGCAGCGCGAGCAGACCGTGTCGACCTACATGGGCAACGAGCTGGCGATCCCGCACGGGACGAACGAGACGAAGGGCGAGATCCTCGAGTCCGCGCTGTCGGTCGTCCGCTACGACCGCGGCGTCGACTGGGACGGCAACCCCGTGACGTTCGTGGTCGGCATCGCCGGCAAGGGCGACGAGCACCTCGAGATCCTGTCCCAGATCGCCATCCTCTTCTCCGACGAGGACGACGTCGCCCGCCTCAAGCAGGCGCAGACGCCCGAGGAGCTGTTCGGCCTGGTGTCTGCGTCGGGCGTCTGA
- a CDS encoding PTS mannitol transporter subunit IICB yields MTTASVPASGTSKARVGVQRFGTFLSGMIMPNIPALIAWGIFTAFFIGVGWTPNADLATIVLPFIHYLLPLLIAYTGGSIIYGIRGGVVASIATMGAIAGSDLLIAQINADLPADNQLGQVHMFIGAMIMAPIAAYSMKWLDSLWEGKIKAGFEMLVNMFSAGIWGFVMAIVGFYPIAWLVNGIMQVLSNAVNWLVDYNLLPLTSIIIEPAKVFFLNNAINHGVLTPLGVSEAADTGSSILFLLEANPGPGVGLLLAFTFFGLGAARASAPGAAVIQFFGGIHEVYFPYALMKPILILALIGGGMTGVTTNMLLGGALRAPAAPGSIIAVLAQTAQGAYFAVILSVILSAAVTFLIAALILRASRKRDLAAMAATDDAFGAAITQTEAAKGKSSDALSGLRGGAATGAEGGIEPATMTEREIKSIVFACDAGMGSSAMGASVLRNKIKKAGIEDVTVVNKAIANLDASADLVITQNQLTDRARQKTPTAVHVSVDNFMNSPRYDEVVDLVRSQHKDGA; encoded by the coding sequence ATGACAACGGCGTCTGTGCCCGCATCGGGCACCAGCAAGGCACGGGTCGGAGTCCAGCGCTTCGGCACGTTCCTGTCCGGCATGATCATGCCGAACATCCCGGCTCTGATCGCGTGGGGCATCTTCACGGCGTTCTTCATCGGGGTCGGGTGGACACCCAACGCGGACCTGGCGACCATCGTCCTCCCGTTCATCCACTACCTGCTCCCGCTGCTGATCGCCTACACGGGCGGCAGCATCATCTACGGCATCCGCGGTGGCGTCGTGGCGTCGATCGCGACGATGGGCGCGATCGCCGGCTCCGACCTGCTGATCGCGCAGATCAACGCGGACCTCCCCGCCGACAACCAGCTCGGCCAGGTGCACATGTTCATCGGCGCGATGATCATGGCCCCGATCGCCGCCTACTCGATGAAGTGGCTCGACAGCCTCTGGGAGGGCAAGATCAAGGCGGGCTTCGAGATGCTCGTCAACATGTTCTCGGCCGGCATCTGGGGCTTCGTGATGGCCATCGTCGGGTTCTACCCGATCGCCTGGCTCGTCAACGGCATCATGCAGGTCCTCAGCAACGCCGTGAACTGGCTGGTCGACTACAACCTGCTGCCGCTCACCAGCATCATCATCGAGCCCGCGAAGGTGTTCTTCCTCAACAACGCCATCAACCACGGCGTGCTGACGCCGCTCGGCGTCTCGGAGGCCGCTGACACCGGCTCCTCGATCCTGTTCCTGCTCGAGGCCAACCCCGGCCCCGGTGTCGGGCTGCTGCTCGCGTTCACGTTCTTCGGGCTCGGCGCGGCACGCGCCTCGGCCCCGGGCGCGGCCGTGATCCAGTTCTTCGGCGGCATCCACGAGGTGTACTTCCCGTACGCGCTGATGAAGCCGATCCTGATCCTCGCCCTCATCGGCGGAGGCATGACCGGCGTCACGACGAACATGCTGCTGGGCGGTGCGCTCCGCGCTCCGGCGGCACCGGGCAGCATCATCGCGGTGCTCGCACAGACGGCGCAGGGGGCGTACTTCGCAGTGATCCTGTCCGTCATCCTGTCGGCCGCCGTCACCTTCCTGATCGCCGCACTCATCCTCCGGGCCTCGCGCAAGCGCGACCTCGCGGCGATGGCGGCGACCGACGACGCCTTCGGCGCGGCGATCACGCAGACCGAGGCCGCCAAGGGCAAGTCCTCGGACGCGCTCTCGGGGCTGCGGGGCGGCGCCGCCACCGGAGCCGAGGGCGGCATCGAGCCGGCGACCATGACCGAGCGCGAGATCAAGAGCATCGTGTTCGCGTGCGACGCGGGCATGGGCTCGTCGGCGATGGGCGCGAGCGTGCTGCGCAACAAGATCAAGAAGGCGGGCATCGAGGACGTCACGGTCGTCAACAAGGCGATCGCGAACCTGGATGCCTCGGCCGACCTGGTCATCACGCAGAACCAGCTCACCGACCGGGCGCGGCAGAAGACGCCCACCGCGGTGCACGTGTCGGTGGACAACTTCATGAACTCGCCGCGATACGACGAGGTCGTGGACCTGGTGCGGTCGCAGCACAAGGATGGTGCGTAG
- the ptsP gene encoding phosphoenolpyruvate--protein phosphotransferase: MTELRGVGIGLGVAQGPVARMAEPAPAPSDAPSTLSVDAEKARVTDAVAAVARELEARGAQAGGAAQEVLEAQAMMAEDPTLADEVGTRLAQGRTGEFAVFDAFASFRDQLTALGGYLGERAADLDDVAQRVIARLRGEPAPGVPDPGHPFVLVAKDLAPADTALLDLDKVLALVTTEGGPTSHTAILAREKSIVAIVGAVDAKNLRDGETVIVDAAAGVVTTAPTPDELERAERRAEDRASASSAPITDGALADGTPVPLLANLGKPEGAIDAVALGAEGVGLFRTEFLFLSSAQAPTVEQQREAYTKLLSAFPGKKVVVRVLDAGADKPLAFLNDAHEENPALGLRGIRALRASEDILREQLTALAEADAATDADLWVMAPMVATVEESEYFTDIARDYGIKTAGVMVEVPSSALLADRILSYTDFASIGTNDLTQYTMAADRLLGSVASLQDPWHPAVLRLIREVGDAGRAHGKPVGICGEAAADPLLAVVLVGLGATSLSMAPTALADVRATLLQHTVDQARHIAAAALAASDAGSARTAAQQAAAGSARTTAQTAATR, translated from the coding sequence ATGACCGAGCTGCGTGGTGTCGGAATCGGCCTGGGCGTCGCCCAGGGACCTGTCGCGCGGATGGCGGAGCCTGCACCGGCGCCGTCCGACGCGCCCAGCACGCTGAGCGTCGACGCAGAGAAGGCGCGGGTGACGGATGCCGTGGCCGCCGTCGCCCGTGAGCTCGAAGCCCGCGGGGCGCAGGCGGGCGGCGCCGCGCAGGAGGTGCTCGAGGCGCAGGCGATGATGGCCGAGGACCCGACCCTCGCCGACGAGGTCGGCACCCGGCTGGCCCAGGGCCGCACGGGCGAGTTCGCCGTGTTCGACGCGTTCGCGTCGTTCCGCGACCAGCTCACCGCGCTCGGCGGCTACCTCGGCGAGCGCGCGGCGGACCTCGACGACGTCGCCCAGCGCGTCATCGCGCGGCTGCGCGGCGAGCCGGCTCCCGGCGTGCCCGACCCCGGGCATCCGTTCGTCCTCGTCGCGAAGGATCTCGCGCCGGCCGACACCGCCCTCCTCGACCTGGACAAGGTGCTGGCGCTCGTGACCACCGAGGGCGGCCCCACGTCGCACACGGCGATCCTCGCCCGCGAGAAGTCGATCGTCGCCATCGTCGGCGCGGTCGACGCCAAGAACCTGCGCGACGGCGAGACGGTGATCGTGGATGCCGCCGCCGGCGTCGTCACGACGGCGCCGACGCCCGACGAGCTCGAGCGGGCGGAGCGCCGCGCCGAGGACCGGGCATCCGCGTCGTCCGCGCCGATCACCGACGGCGCCCTCGCCGACGGCACGCCGGTGCCGCTGCTCGCGAACCTCGGCAAGCCCGAAGGCGCGATCGACGCGGTGGCGCTCGGCGCCGAGGGGGTCGGGCTCTTCCGCACGGAGTTCCTCTTCCTGAGCTCGGCGCAGGCACCCACCGTCGAGCAGCAGCGCGAGGCGTACACGAAGCTGCTCTCGGCGTTCCCCGGCAAGAAGGTGGTCGTCCGCGTGCTCGACGCCGGTGCCGACAAGCCGCTGGCGTTCCTCAACGACGCCCACGAGGAGAACCCGGCGCTCGGGCTCCGCGGCATCCGGGCGCTGCGGGCGAGCGAAGACATCCTGCGCGAGCAGCTCACCGCGCTGGCCGAGGCGGATGCCGCCACCGACGCGGACCTCTGGGTGATGGCGCCGATGGTCGCCACCGTCGAGGAGTCGGAGTACTTCACCGACATCGCCCGCGACTACGGCATCAAGACCGCCGGGGTCATGGTCGAGGTGCCCTCCTCCGCGCTGCTGGCCGACCGGATCCTGTCGTACACCGACTTCGCGTCGATCGGCACCAACGACCTCACGCAGTACACGATGGCCGCCGACCGGCTGCTCGGCTCGGTCGCGTCGCTCCAGGACCCGTGGCACCCCGCAGTGTTGCGGCTCATCCGGGAGGTCGGCGACGCCGGCCGGGCGCACGGCAAGCCCGTCGGCATCTGCGGCGAGGCGGCAGCCGATCCGCTCCTGGCCGTGGTGCTCGTCGGCCTCGGCGCCACGAGCCTGTCGATGGCGCCCACGGCGCTCGCCGACGTGCGCGCCACCCTGCTGCAGCACACCGTCGACCAGGCGCGCCACATCGCCGCAGCCGCCCTCGCCGCGTCCGACGCGGGATCCGCTAGGACCGCGGCGCAGCAGGCCGCGGCCGGCAGCGCACGCACAACCGCCCAGACGGCGGCCACCCGATAG